The following nucleotide sequence is from Bacteroidota bacterium.
GCACCAGGGCTGCATATTCATCGTCGTGGCTGCAAACCACTACGATATCGGCTTTAGCCTGCTGAGCAGCTTTTACGCCAGCTTCAGCGGTTTCGAAACCAAGGTTGTCTATTACCTCATAACCGGCGCAGGAAAAGAAGTTGCAGGCAAAAGTAGCCCTTGCTTTACGGAAAGTGAGGTTACCATAAGTAAGCATAAAGGCTTTTGGCTTTTTGCCACTTTTTTCGGTAGCCAGCCTAAGTGCTTCAAAGCTTTCGGCAGCGCGAAATTTGCGAATGGTTTTCACTTCATTTCCTTCTGGCTGATTGCCCTTGAACAGAATCTGGCCATCGATTTGAGTGGAAACCTCTTCGTGTAGGGCGGCATATTGATTGGTACCCAGTAATACTTCTCTGCGGGTAGCTATATTCGAAACTCTTTTAGCTGCAGTGGCTTCAATATCTTTTTGAATGGTGCCCTCTTTAAGATTTTTCAGGTATCCGCCTTTGGCATCGAGTTCAAGCATGCTTTTCCATGCCTGTTCGATCAGTGAATCGGTAAGGTTTTCGATGTAATACGAACCCGCCGAAGGATCGGCAATTTTATCGAAATACGATTCTTCTTTCAGTATTATTTGAATGTTACGGGCTATGCGTTCCGAAAATTCTTCCGGCTTCTTGAAAACCTGGTCGAAAGGTTTTACTACCAGGGCGTTGGTCCCTCCCAACACGGCGGCCATGGCTTCGGTAGTGGCACGCAATACGTTCACATAGGGATCGTAAATGGTATTCTGAAAATTCGAGGTGTAGGAATGAATAAAAATTGGTCTTTGTACACCATAGGCTTCGAAAAGTTTACTGAACAGATGGCGGGCTGCGCGTACCTTGGCAATTTCCATAAAATAATTGGTGCTAATGCCCAAATTGAGCTGCATGTGACGTGCCGCCAGATCAGGATCGAGGCCGGCTTCGCTCATAAGGGTTAAGTACTCACCAGCCATGGAAAGACTGTAAGCCAGTTCCTGCACCACCGAAGCTCCGGCATCGGTAAAATGATGCCCATTGATGGAAAGTACCCTGAAATTCGGAAGATTGCCCGATGCAAAGCTCAGGGTTTCTTTCAACCGGATAAAGTCGGCCTTTTCATCGACACCCCAGGCCCCTTTCACGGTGAGGTAGCCCAATGGATCAAAACAGGCGGCACCCCTTATTTCAACTGGATTTAGTTTTCGGCTCACTACAATCTCACTCAGGTATTTTACCATTTCAGGAGTGTTGTGTCCGCTTTTAAAATAGAGACCAATACATTGTATTTCAATTCCCTTTAAAAGGGAATCAAGCTCATTCGCATTGTTAATTTTCGAAGCTCCTTTTTTGC
It contains:
- a CDS encoding methylmalonyl-CoA mutase small subunit; the encoded protein is MANNRNKKLLNEFPPITTSQWEAKIQEDLKGADYEKKLVWNTLEGFKVRPYYRSEDLAGKEYLQVLPGEFPYTRGLSADNNWEIRQDLEVDQLKKANEMALFVLNRGVTALGFASGCKKGASKINNANELDSLLKGIEIQCIGLYFKSGHNTPEMVKYLSEIVVSRKLNPVEIRGAACFDPLGYLTVKGAWGVDEKADFIRLKETLSFASGNLPNFRVLSINGHHFTDAGASVVQELAYSLSMAGEYLTLMSEAGLDPDLAARHMQLNLGISTNYFMEIAKVRAARHLFSKLFEAYGVQRPIFIHSYTSNFQNTIYDPYVNVLRATTEAMAAVLGGTNALVVKPFDQVFKKPEEFSERIARNIQIILKEESYFDKIADPSAGSYYIENLTDSLIEQAWKSMLELDAKGGYLKNLKEGTIQKDIEATAAKRVSNIATRREVLLGTNQYAALHEEVSTQIDGQILFKGNQPEGNEVKTIRKFRAAESFEALRLATEKSGKKPKAFMLTYGNLTFRKARATFACNFFSCAGYEVIDNLGFETAEAGVKAAQQAKADIVVVCSHDDEYAALVPEVKQLVGSKAIVVVAGAPACMDELKAKGIDDFIHVKSNVLETLQGYHKKLGIN